A DNA window from Ornithobacterium rhinotracheale DSM 15997 contains the following coding sequences:
- a CDS encoding DUF2931 family protein, which produces MNGKKKKAAPLGYPVEVYRGGFETKEGYFRSLVSGITTGKHGWGYGGGGMSSYMAPIPDHLHTIWFSYAESCFYEVDTEIDKAKMLALFREGYDWLDANGKIRPDNYNEIIAGFAPGGVVVVWVAGATQQVEIGRYQGRKIVIPQEEIDALPQEDKLLFDKENQKEVMEDSSVIPQEIIDANKNKPIPYGLWDIYRKKYPWRLVFKFRGEVIKLDKKSMVRIELVNGERFTLFHDNFPLKQFFNKSIPKNLYFGWRTEDNTFYEGNCSLDETAILSAFKEIFSGNNKDITADLVISVNQANTYFIVRLVGSNGKEVVIPTPEIEVYKPIFQD; this is translated from the coding sequence TTGAATGGGAAGAAAAAAAAGGCAGCACCACTGGGGTATCCCGTAGAAGTATATAGAGGTGGCTTTGAAACAAAGGAGGGCTACTTTAGAAGTTTAGTAAGCGGTATAACCACTGGCAAGCATGGCTGGGGCTACGGAGGTGGTGGTATGAGTAGTTATATGGCACCCATACCCGACCATTTGCACACCATATGGTTTTCTTATGCAGAATCTTGTTTTTACGAGGTAGATACAGAGATAGATAAAGCAAAAATGTTAGCCCTTTTTAGAGAGGGCTATGATTGGCTAGATGCTAATGGAAAAATACGTCCTGATAATTATAATGAAATAATTGCAGGTTTTGCCCCTGGAGGAGTGGTAGTTGTCTGGGTAGCAGGAGCTACCCAGCAGGTAGAGATCGGCAGGTATCAAGGTAGGAAGATTGTAATTCCTCAAGAGGAAATAGATGCATTACCTCAAGAGGATAAATTGCTATTTGATAAAGAAAATCAAAAAGAGGTCATGGAAGATAGTAGTGTAATACCTCAAGAGATTATAGATGCCAATAAAAACAAGCCTATACCTTATGGTCTGTGGGATATTTATCGAAAGAAATACCCGTGGCGGTTAGTTTTTAAGTTTAGAGGAGAAGTAATAAAGTTAGATAAAAAGTCTATGGTTAGAATAGAGTTAGTAAATGGAGAACGATTTACTCTTTTTCATGATAATTTCCCATTAAAACAATTTTTTAATAAATCAATCCCTAAAAACCTTTATTTCGGTTGGAGAACAGAGGATAATACTTTTTATGAAGGCAATTGTTCTTTAGATGAGACGGCTATACTATCAGCTTTTAAAGAAATATTTAGTGGTAACAACAAAGATATTACTGCGGATTTAGTCATATCAGTAAACCAAGCCAACACCTATTTTATAGTGAGGTTAGTTGGAAGTAATGGTAAAGAAGTTGTTATTCCTACACCGGAAATTGAAGTTTACAAGCCAATATTTCAAGATTAA
- a CDS encoding DUF2931 family protein, producing MEQKFEYEANTAAPLGYPVEVYRGGFETKEGYFRSLVSGITTGKHGWGYGGGGMSSYMAPIPDHLHTIWFSYAESCFYEVDTEIDKAKMLALFREGYDWLDANGEIRPDNYNEIIAGFAPGGVVVVWVAGATQQVEIGRYQGKKIVIPQEEIDQLDDEDKALFRKSYREKMFTSSGVVPLDVQKANKNKPIPYGLWDTYRKKYPWRLVFKFRGEAILNSKGAIKNKFLNGEKFELYAKDFPIETPFLQAVPRSFSFSWKAEDGFYYAGSCKFEEETILSAFEEIFSDNSRDITADLVISVNQANTYFIVRLIGSNGKEVVISTPKIEVFRATRYDNM from the coding sequence ATGGAGCAAAAATTTGAATATGAAGCAAATACAGCAGCACCATTGGGGTATCCCGTAGAAGTATATAGAGGTGGCTTTGAAACTAAGGAGGGCTACTTTAGAAGTTTGGTAAGCGGTATAACCACAGGTAAACATGGCTGGGGCTACGGAGGTGGTGGTATGAGTAGTTATATGGCACCCATACCCGACCATTTGCACACCATATGGTTCTCTTATGCAGAATCTTGTTTTTACGAGGTAGATACAGAGATAGATAAAGCAAAAATGTTAGCCCTTTTTAGAGAGGGCTATGATTGGTTAGATGCTAATGGAGAAATACGTCCTGATAATTATAATGAAATAATTGCAGGTTTTGCCCCTGGAGGAGTGGTAGTGGTATGGGTTGCGGGAGCCACACAACAGGTAGAGATCGGTAGATACCAAGGTAAAAAGATTGTAATCCCTCAAGAGGAAATAGATCAATTGGATGATGAAGATAAAGCACTTTTTAGAAAAAGTTATCGAGAAAAAATGTTTACTTCATCAGGGGTTGTGCCTTTAGATGTTCAAAAAGCCAATAAAAACAAGCCTATACCGTATGGTCTGTGGGATACTTATCGTAAGAAATACCCGTGGCGATTAGTCTTCAAGTTTAGAGGAGAAGCTATTTTGAACTCAAAAGGTGCGATTAAAAATAAATTTTTAAATGGGGAAAAATTTGAGTTGTATGCTAAAGACTTTCCAATAGAAACCCCTTTTTTACAAGCAGTTCCAAGAAGTTTTTCTTTCTCATGGAAGGCAGAAGATGGTTTCTATTACGCAGGATCTTGTAAATTTGAAGAGGAGACTATATTATCGGCATTTGAAGAGATATTTAGTGATAATAGCAGAGATATTACAGCAGATTTGGTAATATCTGTTAACCAAGCCAATACCTATTTTATAGTAAGGCTAATAGGCAGTAATGGTAAAGAAGTTGTAATTTCTACCCCCAAAATTGAAGTTTTCCGAGCAACTCGCTATGACAATATGTAA
- a CDS encoding toxin-antitoxin system YwqK family antitoxin, with protein MANKNNARRSTEILSLIIVFLYSCGSYKNPPLSEIYTDVIWRLDSLKTPDNYDSNEMLPLSEVRKSFNIKGGKLFNKENDTIVSNISLLLRINKNLRGMDVKIKNGLPYKGYCDFSNGIMCRKDIFYDSKGNIVFYSVENYTVIFKKGCGYWKDFYNEGHLKEEGEVKNNYKVGQWKYYNKNGEIDSLKVYSVKDSCTSSN; from the coding sequence ATGGCAAATAAAAATAATGCAAGAAGAAGTACAGAAATATTATCACTGATAATAGTATTTTTATATAGTTGTGGTAGTTATAAAAATCCTCCTCTTTCAGAGATATATACGGATGTTATTTGGAGGTTAGATAGTTTGAAAACTCCAGATAATTACGATTCAAATGAAATGCTACCTTTGTCTGAGGTAAGAAAATCATTTAACATAAAAGGAGGTAAATTATTTAACAAAGAAAACGATACGATAGTTTCTAACATTTCTTTATTATTAAGAATAAACAAAAATCTTAGAGGAATGGATGTTAAAATAAAAAATGGACTTCCTTATAAAGGATATTGTGATTTTTCTAATGGCATTATGTGTAGAAAAGATATTTTTTATGATAGTAAGGGAAATATAGTTTTTTATTCTGTGGAGAATTATACTGTAATCTTCAAAAAAGGATGTGGTTATTGGAAAGATTTTTACAATGAAGGACATCTTAAAGAAGAAGGAGAGGTAAAAAATAACTACAAAGTAGGTCAATGGAAATATTACAACAAAAATGGAGAAATAGATAGCCTAAAAGTTTATTCTGTGAAAGATAGTTGTACGTCGTCAAACTAA
- a CDS encoding ABC transporter ATP-binding protein: MAIKVENLTKIYAAQKALNAVSFDLGEDCILGLLGPNGAGKSTLMKSLVGLVLPTEGSVSIDGLVVSENQVQIARKIGYLPENNPLYYEMYVREYLTFVANIRNLSPQKVDDVVERVGLTPEQNKKIGQLSKGYKQRVGLAQAIIHEPEILILDEPTNGLDPNQILEIRELIKQVGQGKTVIVSTHIMQEVEALCDRILVLNKGQKAADCTLSEFKQNYQSLEEAFYQKTK, translated from the coding sequence ATGGCGATAAAAGTAGAGAATCTGACAAAAATATATGCTGCGCAAAAGGCACTAAATGCAGTTTCTTTTGACTTGGGAGAAGATTGTATTCTGGGCTTATTGGGACCAAACGGAGCAGGGAAATCTACCTTGATGAAAAGCCTTGTGGGGCTGGTTTTGCCTACTGAGGGATCAGTTTCGATAGATGGCTTGGTTGTGAGCGAAAATCAAGTGCAAATTGCCAGAAAAATTGGATATTTGCCAGAAAATAATCCGCTGTATTATGAAATGTATGTGCGCGAGTATTTAACCTTCGTGGCAAACATTAGAAATCTATCGCCGCAGAAAGTAGATGATGTGGTGGAACGAGTAGGGCTCACACCCGAGCAGAACAAGAAGATAGGGCAGCTGTCTAAGGGGTATAAACAGAGAGTGGGGCTGGCACAAGCCATCATTCATGAGCCAGAAATTTTAATTCTGGACGAGCCAACCAATGGGCTGGATCCCAATCAAATTTTAGAAATTCGAGAACTTATCAAACAAGTAGGGCAGGGGAAAACCGTGATTGTTTCTACCCACATTATGCAAGAAGTAGAAGCTCTTTGCGATAGAATCCTTGTGCTGAACAAAGGGCAAAAGGCAGCAGATTGTACTTTGTCTGAATTTAAACAAAACTACCAAAGCTTGGAAGAAGCTTTTTACCAAAAAACCAAATAA
- the glgX gene encoding glycogen debranching protein GlgX, translating into MITHIGNSFKLGATLEPEGVNFCIFSPRATSVELLLFDDVNDVTPTIIDLDPVENKSYYYWHIFVPGLKENQLYGYRINGTYDPDRGYYFDASKVLVDPYAKAIVGEYDRRDATIFGKSNIKKCLKSAVINDDSFDWENDAFPNHELTSCIVYELHVAGFTKNPNSELDEKIRGTYRGLIEKIPYIKDLGVTAVELMPVFAFDEQDAPEDRKNYWGYSPINFFAVHAPYASTAKPQEIVDEFKAMVKAFHAANIEVYLDVVYNHTTENDGRNNGPTLCFRGIENSSYYMMSHDFHFLNFTGTGNTMNANHSVVRRMITDSLNYWVEKMHIDGFRFDLASVLSRDEHGNPLYNSPVLWSIDSNPILSRTKIIAEPWDAAGLYQVNNFSGDRWIIWNDKFRDAIRRFVKGDAGQVEKIVNRIMGSPYEVKPRHKLFSPELSLNFVTCHDGFTMNDLVSYNTKHNFDNGEDNRDGHNENHSWNCGVEGYTDDPEIVKLRHKQVKNFFSLLLLSQGTPMITMGDEILRTQYGNNNAYCQDKPLAWMDWSLLEKNKEIYRFVRNLIRLTKQFKVFSKDFDYLKRENPTSPYIRFHGVKLNEVDTSFDSRALSCEIVAPKYGEHVFVIMNMYWEPLSFELPKNKRFHKVFDTENDFETCDVYGDFICPPRTVAFVTAKSRLFKQMHQTKSLL; encoded by the coding sequence ATGATTACACACATCGGAAATTCGTTTAAACTTGGGGCTACATTAGAGCCCGAAGGTGTGAATTTTTGTATATTCTCTCCCAGAGCCACCTCGGTAGAGCTTTTACTTTTTGATGATGTAAACGATGTTACGCCCACCATTATAGACCTAGATCCCGTAGAAAATAAGTCTTATTATTATTGGCATATTTTCGTGCCAGGGCTCAAGGAAAATCAATTGTATGGCTACCGCATCAACGGAACTTATGATCCCGATAGGGGGTATTATTTCGATGCCTCAAAGGTTTTAGTCGATCCATATGCCAAGGCAATCGTGGGGGAATACGATCGTAGAGATGCTACCATTTTTGGTAAAAGTAATATAAAAAAATGTTTGAAAAGTGCCGTCATCAATGACGATTCTTTTGACTGGGAAAACGATGCATTCCCTAATCATGAATTAACTTCGTGCATTGTCTATGAGTTGCATGTTGCTGGATTTACTAAAAATCCTAACTCTGAATTAGACGAAAAAATCCGAGGAACTTATCGTGGATTAATTGAGAAAATTCCTTATATCAAGGATTTAGGCGTTACGGCAGTAGAGCTGATGCCTGTCTTTGCATTTGATGAGCAAGATGCGCCAGAAGATAGGAAAAACTATTGGGGATATTCTCCGATTAATTTCTTTGCCGTGCATGCACCATATGCTTCAACTGCTAAACCTCAAGAGATTGTAGATGAATTTAAAGCAATGGTAAAGGCATTTCACGCTGCCAATATTGAGGTGTATCTAGATGTAGTCTATAATCATACAACCGAAAATGATGGGCGAAATAATGGCCCAACTTTATGTTTCCGTGGTATAGAAAATAGTTCATATTATATGATGAGCCATGATTTCCATTTCCTAAACTTTACAGGAACAGGAAACACCATGAATGCCAATCATTCGGTGGTGCGTAGAATGATTACCGATTCGCTAAATTATTGGGTAGAAAAAATGCATATCGATGGATTTAGGTTTGATTTAGCCTCTGTTTTGTCGCGCGATGAGCACGGAAATCCTTTGTATAATTCACCTGTTTTGTGGTCAATTGATTCTAATCCTATTTTGTCTAGAACCAAAATCATAGCCGAGCCTTGGGATGCGGCAGGATTATATCAAGTAAATAATTTTTCGGGAGACCGCTGGATTATTTGGAACGATAAATTTCGAGATGCCATTCGCCGATTTGTAAAAGGAGATGCGGGACAAGTCGAAAAAATCGTTAATCGCATCATGGGAAGCCCATATGAGGTGAAACCACGACACAAATTATTTTCGCCAGAATTAAGCCTAAATTTTGTAACCTGTCACGATGGTTTTACCATGAACGATTTGGTGTCATACAATACCAAACACAATTTTGATAATGGAGAAGATAACCGAGATGGGCACAATGAGAATCATAGCTGGAACTGTGGAGTAGAGGGATACACAGATGATCCTGAGATTGTAAAATTAAGACACAAGCAAGTGAAAAACTTTTTTTCGCTTTTGCTCCTTTCGCAAGGAACTCCGATGATCACCATGGGAGATGAGATTCTGCGCACGCAATATGGTAACAACAATGCGTATTGCCAAGACAAGCCCCTTGCTTGGATGGATTGGAGTTTACTAGAAAAAAATAAAGAAATTTATCGTTTTGTAAGGAATTTAATCCGTTTAACAAAGCAGTTTAAAGTATTTTCTAAAGACTTTGATTATTTAAAAAGAGAAAATCCTACATCTCCTTACATTCGCTTTCACGGGGTGAAACTAAACGAAGTAGACACAAGTTTTGATAGCCGAGCTCTTTCCTGCGAAATCGTTGCACCCAAATATGGCGAGCATGTTTTTGTGATTATGAACATGTATTGGGAGCCACTTTCGTTTGAATTGCCAAAAAATAAACGATTCCACAAGGTTTTTGATACAGAAAATGACTTTGAAACTTGCGATGTGTATGGGGATTTTATTTGTCCGCCAAGAACCGTTGCTTTTGTAACGGCAAAATCAAGATTGTTTAAACAAATGCACCAAACGAAATCTCTGCTCTAA
- a CDS encoding DNA polymerase III subunit, with protein sequence MTIHETIKNQFSKALEKGTISHALLLDGKAGFGTLPLAKWMAKQLLCSNQNDSCVHKVDSLQHPDFHFCYPVASAKDTSLTTYQEEWIRFNNETPYGSLFEWMELIASEKKQGGINVSQINEIIHVLNLNSYEGGNKVMLIWNADAMNTQSANKLLKILEEPPKKTYFILITEHYNELLPTITSRCQRIQVPRLSEAELASILFEKYEIDQATAEQFAKSAYGDMSIAVEQIESKTEEFEELFIDWVRYAFMAKTKLSALQKIHEWSMNIGSWNSREKQKLFLAYCIDIFRQALLQNYGSQNLVNMPLQKNNFKWENFSQYIHGANIEAILQEINEAHYHIERNALGKLVFLDLAIKMTRHLHTRETA encoded by the coding sequence ATGACCATACACGAAACCATCAAAAATCAATTTTCTAAAGCTCTAGAAAAAGGCACCATCAGCCATGCACTCCTACTCGACGGAAAAGCGGGGTTCGGAACCTTGCCTCTGGCTAAATGGATGGCAAAACAATTGCTTTGCTCTAATCAAAATGATTCGTGTGTGCACAAAGTGGACTCACTACAACATCCTGATTTTCATTTTTGTTATCCCGTAGCAAGTGCCAAGGACACTTCGCTCACCACTTACCAAGAAGAGTGGATTCGATTTAATAACGAAACGCCTTATGGCTCTTTGTTTGAATGGATGGAGCTCATCGCAAGTGAGAAAAAACAAGGCGGAATCAATGTGAGCCAAATCAATGAAATTATTCATGTTTTAAACTTAAATAGTTACGAAGGAGGCAACAAAGTCATGCTGATTTGGAATGCAGATGCTATGAATACGCAATCTGCCAATAAGCTTTTAAAAATCCTAGAAGAGCCTCCTAAAAAAACTTATTTTATCCTCATTACCGAGCATTACAATGAGCTTTTGCCTACGATTACTTCCCGTTGCCAGCGAATCCAAGTGCCGAGATTGTCGGAGGCAGAATTGGCAAGTATTTTATTTGAAAAATATGAGATAGACCAAGCCACCGCTGAGCAGTTTGCCAAAAGTGCGTATGGAGATATGTCTATTGCAGTGGAACAAATTGAATCGAAAACTGAGGAGTTTGAGGAGCTTTTCATCGATTGGGTGCGTTATGCTTTTATGGCTAAAACCAAATTGAGTGCCTTGCAGAAAATCCACGAATGGAGCATGAACATCGGTAGCTGGAACAGCCGAGAAAAACAAAAATTATTTCTTGCTTATTGCATCGATATTTTTAGACAAGCTTTGTTGCAAAACTATGGCAGCCAAAACTTGGTGAATATGCCTTTGCAGAAAAATAATTTTAAATGGGAAAATTTCTCGCAGTACATCCACGGAGCAAATATCGAAGCGATTCTCCAAGAAATAAACGAAGCGCATTATCACATAGAGCGAAATGCGCTTGGCAAGTTAGTTTTTCTGGATTTAGCGATTAAAATGACACGCCATTTGCACACAAGAGAAACGGCTTAG
- a CDS encoding 1-deoxy-D-xylulose-5-phosphate synthase yields the protein MLLDKIQFPEDLKQIPTHQLPKLAAEIRDFILDIVSTKEGHLGASLGVVELSIALHYFYDTPHDSLLWDVGHQAYVHKLLTGRKSDFDTLRQLNGMSGFPSRAESEYDLFGVGHSSTSISAITGMAYADKLKGEKKKHVAVIGDASIASGMAFEGLNHLGDTDLDVCIILNDNDIGIDPSVGALKSVFNHPENAKAFFESLGFQYLGGINGHDFEALFKALNWAKNIKTPKIIHIKTIKGKGFAQAEKDQVLWHAPGKFDKISGERIKTKSAKTYPQILGESLLKIFEEKPNTCAITPAMLTGSALIDLKQKFPDRVIDVGIAEQHAVTFSAGLACQNMIPFCVIYSTFLQRAYDQVIHDVALQSLPVIFCIDRAGLVGNDGATHHGYFDIAFMNAIPHMIVACPIDEHELIQMLSLAVQLKQPMSIRYPKSAISNQDLGIEKVKCFKSKILKKGEKVAILSTGTIGQNISKIIQNTDFAWVHFPFVKPLDTQALDSILRKYKKIVCVEEGVKSGGFGESVASYATSQTYTGKIIIKALPDEFVTHGSSDELLHLHGLSAQALSDFFSEL from the coding sequence ATGCTTTTAGATAAAATCCAATTTCCCGAGGATTTGAAACAAATCCCCACGCACCAACTTCCAAAGTTGGCTGCGGAAATTCGTGATTTTATTTTAGACATTGTATCCACCAAGGAGGGGCATTTAGGTGCGAGCCTTGGGGTGGTGGAGCTCAGCATTGCATTGCATTATTTCTATGACACTCCGCACGATTCACTTTTGTGGGATGTGGGACACCAAGCCTATGTGCACAAGCTACTCACGGGACGAAAATCAGATTTTGACACCTTGCGACAGCTCAATGGCATGAGCGGTTTCCCCAGCCGAGCAGAAAGCGAATACGATTTGTTTGGCGTTGGACATTCTTCCACAAGTATTTCAGCGATTACAGGCATGGCTTATGCCGATAAACTAAAGGGCGAAAAGAAAAAACATGTGGCTGTGATTGGTGATGCATCTATTGCATCGGGCATGGCTTTTGAGGGGCTTAATCATTTAGGCGACACGGATTTAGATGTTTGCATTATCCTAAACGATAACGACATAGGCATCGACCCTTCGGTAGGTGCTCTGAAGTCGGTCTTTAATCACCCAGAAAATGCCAAGGCTTTTTTCGAATCGCTTGGATTTCAATATTTAGGCGGCATTAACGGGCATGATTTCGAAGCTTTGTTTAAAGCCTTGAATTGGGCAAAAAACATCAAAACGCCGAAAATTATTCATATCAAAACTATCAAAGGCAAGGGCTTTGCCCAAGCTGAAAAAGACCAAGTGCTATGGCACGCACCTGGAAAATTTGATAAAATTTCAGGCGAAAGGATTAAGACTAAATCTGCCAAAACTTATCCGCAAATCTTAGGAGAATCTTTACTTAAAATTTTTGAAGAAAAGCCTAACACTTGCGCCATAACGCCCGCAATGCTCACGGGAAGCGCATTGATAGATTTAAAACAAAAATTCCCAGACCGCGTCATAGATGTCGGCATTGCAGAACAACATGCCGTTACTTTTTCAGCGGGATTGGCTTGCCAAAATATGATTCCGTTTTGTGTGATTTATTCCACTTTTTTGCAACGAGCTTATGACCAAGTGATTCATGATGTGGCGTTGCAATCCTTGCCCGTGATTTTCTGTATCGACCGAGCAGGGCTTGTGGGAAACGACGGAGCCACGCATCACGGTTATTTTGATATTGCCTTTATGAACGCTATTCCGCACATGATTGTGGCTTGCCCGATTGATGAGCACGAACTTATACAAATGCTTTCGCTGGCGGTGCAACTTAAACAGCCGATGAGCATTCGCTATCCTAAATCTGCGATTTCAAACCAAGATTTAGGTATAGAAAAAGTAAAATGCTTTAAATCTAAAATTTTAAAAAAAGGTGAAAAAGTTGCCATTTTAAGCACAGGAACCATTGGGCAAAATATTTCAAAAATCATTCAAAATACGGATTTTGCTTGGGTACATTTCCCATTTGTAAAACCACTGGACACGCAAGCATTGGATTCCATTTTGAGGAAATATAAAAAAATCGTTTGTGTAGAAGAAGGCGTAAAATCGGGCGGCTTTGGGGAATCTGTCGCGAGCTATGCTACAAGCCAAACCTATACCGGAAAAATAATCATCAAAGCTCTGCCCGATGAATTTGTAACACACGGCAGCTCCGATGAATTGCTTCACCTCCACGGGCTTTCGGCACAGGCACTTTCAGATTTTTTCTCAGAATTATAA
- the gmk gene encoding guanylate kinase, with the protein MNSGKLIIFSAPSGAGKTTLVKHLLKTRNDLAFSISCATRAPRKGEVDGVDYYFLTPEEFKQKVANNEFVEWEEVYENHCYGTLKSEIERIWNAGKNVVFDIDVMGGINLKKQFGDKALSIFVQPPSVETLAQRLRDRNTDSPEKLEMRIAKATKELEFAKDFDIILVNDDLEVAKKEVNEIVENFISK; encoded by the coding sequence ATGAACAGCGGAAAACTCATCATATTTTCAGCGCCTTCTGGAGCAGGCAAAACCACTTTGGTAAAACACCTACTTAAAACAAGAAACGATTTGGCTTTCTCTATTTCGTGTGCTACGCGTGCTCCACGCAAGGGCGAAGTAGACGGCGTGGATTATTATTTTTTGACACCCGAAGAGTTTAAACAAAAAGTGGCAAATAATGAATTTGTAGAATGGGAAGAGGTCTACGAAAACCACTGCTACGGCACCTTAAAATCAGAAATTGAACGCATTTGGAACGCAGGAAAAAATGTAGTTTTTGACATTGATGTAATGGGCGGCATCAATCTTAAAAAACAATTTGGAGACAAAGCTCTTTCTATTTTCGTGCAGCCACCAAGCGTGGAAACTTTGGCTCAACGACTACGCGACCGCAATACCGATTCGCCAGAAAAATTGGAAATGCGTATTGCCAAAGCTACCAAAGAACTAGAATTTGCCAAGGATTTTGACATCATTTTGGTAAACGATGACTTGGAAGTTGCCAAAAAAGAAGTGAACGAAATTGTAGAAAATTTTATTTCTAAATAA
- a CDS encoding YicC/YloC family endoribonuclease — translation MIQSMTGFGKSEVSFENASYTIDIKSLNSKNLDLNIRLPLDLKDKELEIRKIVSESLNRGKVDVFVNHTHNGVAKTHQLNTPLIKEYIEQFKAIDERLSVDTLFKSAMKMPDVYVQEQTEISEEDWNKFTSELQEALNQLKKFRSDEGKVLAEDFKLRIHEILNLLSQVPNFEHERITNIKERMQKGLNEIKEVDLNRFEQELIFYLEKLDITEEKVRLKNHCEYFLKNIDSSKSNGKKLNFICQEIGREINTLGSKSNHAEMQKLVIKMKDELEKIKEQVLNVL, via the coding sequence ATGATTCAGTCTATGACCGGATTTGGAAAATCCGAAGTAAGTTTTGAAAACGCTAGCTATACGATTGATATTAAATCTCTGAATAGCAAAAATTTAGACCTAAATATAAGATTACCTTTAGACTTAAAAGATAAAGAATTAGAAATAAGAAAAATCGTGAGCGAGTCGCTCAATCGTGGGAAAGTAGATGTTTTTGTAAACCACACCCATAACGGAGTTGCCAAAACTCACCAATTAAATACACCCTTGATCAAGGAATATATTGAACAGTTCAAAGCTATTGATGAACGCCTTTCGGTGGATACGCTTTTTAAATCTGCTATGAAAATGCCTGATGTGTATGTGCAGGAACAAACCGAAATCTCGGAAGAGGATTGGAATAAATTCACTAGCGAATTGCAAGAAGCTCTCAATCAGCTTAAAAAATTCCGTAGCGATGAAGGAAAAGTTTTGGCTGAGGATTTTAAATTAAGAATCCATGAAATTTTGAATTTATTAAGCCAAGTTCCTAACTTTGAGCATGAACGCATTACCAACATTAAGGAAAGAATGCAAAAAGGCTTAAACGAAATCAAAGAAGTGGATCTAAACCGATTTGAGCAAGAACTGATTTTCTACCTTGAAAAATTGGACATTACCGAAGAAAAAGTTAGGCTGAAAAACCATTGCGAATATTTTTTAAAAAACATAGACAGCTCAAAAAGCAATGGAAAAAAACTAAATTTCATTTGCCAAGAAATTGGGCGAGAAATCAATACGCTTGGCTCAAAATCCAATCATGCCGAAATGCAAAAACTGGTAATTAAAATGAAAGATGAACTAGAAAAAATAAAGGAACAAGTGCTCAATGTGCTTTAA